Proteins from a single region of Crassaminicella profunda:
- a CDS encoding pyrimidine-nucleoside phosphorylase, with the protein MRMYDLIMKKRNDEELTTKEINYFIQGYTKGEIPDYQVSALMMAIYFQKMNKRETADLTKAMVDSGEIIDLSAIEGVKVDKHSTGGVGDTTTLILGPIVAAAGAPVAKMSGRGLGHTGGTIDKLESFEGFSVDMSVEKFIKNVNEKKIAIGGQTANLAPADKKLYALRDVTATVDNMSLIASSIMSKKIASGADAIVLDVKTGSGAFMKKEEDAFSLAKEMVDIGTHIGRNTIGVITDMDQPLGFAVGNVLEVKEAIDTLKGKGPKDLTELCLVLGSHMLVLGERASTVEEARKILEDIIASGDGITKLKELVKAQGGNPEVVDNPSLLPTASIIEPVLANVDGYVKGIKADDIGRAALVLGAGRETKISEIDLSVGIVLQKKIGDFVKKGEAIATIHANNKEKEKIAMDMIADAYEIVKEKIEVKTLIKGIVSKNGINKF; encoded by the coding sequence ATGAGAATGTATGATTTGATTATGAAAAAAAGAAATGATGAAGAACTAACAACTAAAGAAATTAACTATTTTATACAAGGGTATACAAAAGGAGAAATTCCTGATTATCAAGTTTCAGCCTTAATGATGGCCATATATTTTCAAAAAATGAATAAACGAGAAACTGCTGATTTAACAAAGGCCATGGTAGATAGTGGAGAAATCATTGATTTATCAGCTATTGAAGGGGTGAAAGTTGATAAACATAGTACGGGTGGTGTGGGTGATACGACTACATTAATCTTGGGTCCTATTGTTGCTGCAGCTGGAGCACCTGTTGCAAAAATGTCAGGTAGAGGTCTTGGGCATACAGGAGGAACTATTGATAAATTAGAGTCTTTTGAAGGGTTTTCAGTAGATATGTCTGTTGAAAAGTTTATAAAAAATGTAAATGAAAAGAAAATTGCCATAGGGGGACAAACTGCGAATTTAGCACCAGCAGATAAAAAGTTGTATGCTCTTCGCGATGTTACTGCAACAGTTGATAATATGTCTTTGATTGCAAGTAGTATTATGAGTAAAAAGATTGCATCAGGAGCTGATGCAATTGTACTTGATGTAAAAACGGGTAGTGGTGCTTTTATGAAAAAAGAAGAGGATGCTTTTTCATTAGCAAAAGAAATGGTAGATATAGGAACACATATTGGTAGAAATACAATTGGTGTAATAACAGATATGGATCAACCCCTAGGGTTTGCTGTTGGAAATGTGTTAGAGGTAAAAGAGGCCATTGATACATTAAAAGGAAAAGGTCCAAAAGATCTTACAGAGCTTTGTTTAGTTTTAGGATCACATATGCTTGTTTTAGGAGAAAGAGCGAGTACTGTTGAAGAAGCGAGAAAAATACTTGAGGATATTATTGCATCAGGGGATGGAATCACGAAGCTTAAAGAACTTGTGAAAGCACAAGGTGGAAATCCAGAGGTTGTTGACAATCCATCCTTACTACCTACTGCAAGTATTATAGAGCCAGTATTAGCGAATGTAGATGGCTATGTAAAAGGGATAAAGGCTGATGATATAGGAAGAGCAGCTTTAGTACTTGGTGCAGGCCGTGAAACAAAGATAAGTGAAATAGATTTATCGGTAGGAATTGTTCTTCAAAAGAAGATTGGAGATTTTGTAAAAAAAGGAGAAGCCATTGCGACTATTCACGCCAATAATAAGGAGAAAGAAAAAATAGCTATGGATATGATTGCAGATGCATATGAAATAGTCAAAGAAAAGATTGAAGTAAAAACATTAATTAAAGGAATCGTTTCAAAGAATGGTATAAACAAGTTTTAA
- the speD gene encoding adenosylmethionine decarboxylase: MTNKIKLYGFNNLTKSLSFNIYDICYTKTEEDQKRYIEYIDEQYNSERLTKILTDVTEIIGASVLNVAKQDYDPQGASVTLLISEEEVPLYVLDPSCNRGILTPIRENIVGHLDKSHVTVHTYPESHPQNDISTFRVDIDVATCGEISPLKALNYLIGSFDSDIITIDYRVRGFTRDIDGKKHFIDHDINSIQNFIAKETIQRYSLIDMNIYQSNIFHTKMKLKEFKLDDYLFEKNEKDLSVEEKEEIIHKLDGEMTEIFYGINVSEA; encoded by the coding sequence ATTACAAACAAGATAAAATTATATGGTTTTAATAATCTAACAAAATCATTAAGTTTTAATATTTATGATATTTGTTATACAAAAACTGAAGAGGATCAAAAAAGATATATTGAATATATTGATGAACAGTATAATTCTGAAAGATTAACAAAAATATTGACAGATGTTACAGAAATCATAGGGGCAAGTGTTTTAAATGTTGCGAAACAAGACTATGATCCCCAAGGAGCAAGTGTAACATTATTGATTTCAGAAGAAGAAGTGCCTTTATATGTATTAGACCCTTCTTGTAATAGAGGAATATTAACACCAATCCGTGAAAATATTGTTGGACACTTAGATAAAAGTCATGTAACTGTTCATACTTATCCTGAAAGTCATCCACAAAATGATATAAGTACATTTAGGGTAGATATTGATGTGGCTACTTGTGGGGAAATTTCTCCTCTCAAAGCTTTAAATTATTTAATAGGTAGTTTTGATTCAGATATTATTACCATAGATTATAGAGTGAGAGGTTTTACGAGAGATATAGATGGTAAAAAGCATTTTATAGATCATGATATTAACTCTATACAAAATTTTATTGCCAAAGAAACAATCCAAAGATATAGTTTAATCGATATGAATATTTATCAATCTAATATATTTCATACAAAGATGAAACTAAAGGAATTTAAGCTTGATGATTATTTGTTTGAAAAAAATGAAAAAGATTTAAGTGTAGAAGAAAAAGAAGAAATTATTCATAAATTAGATGGAGAAATGACAGAAATATTTTATGGAATAAATGTTTCAGAAGCTTAA
- a CDS encoding ATP-dependent Clp protease ATP-binding subunit produces MKMCSVCKKNIAVVFTTQVENGKTEIKGLCIECAKKMGIPVVDQLMKQAGMNPEDIENLTEQMKDMFQGMDMDGLEDENFLENLAEGAFPFMKDEDHQESETEINEPTSKTKEEVKDDKKNKKSRKKKKFLEQYGTNLTEKAKNDEVDKIIGRNREIDRVVQILNRRTKNNPILIGEPGVGKTAIAEGLAVRIVNKQVPSKLFHHEIYLLDLTAVVAGTQFRGQFEGRMKSIIKEATECGNVILVIDEVHNIMGAGEVHGGVMNAANILKPALARGDIQVVGATTLEEYRKHIEKDAALERRFQPVLVEEPTIDETIEILEGIKDYYEDYHKVKISKEAIVAAANLSEKYITDRFLPDKAIDVIDEAGSRANLKNQGLIEIEDLKEEINKIKEEKEKAAIDNDFEKAAECKMKEFKIQEKINKIKDNCQSEITIEDIAFVIEAWTKIPVQRITEEEAKKLLNLEERLHQRVIGQHEAVTSLSKAIRRNRSGFRKKKKPASFIFVGPTGVGKTELVKTLAFELFGSEEAMIRIDMSEYMEKHTVSKLIGAPPGYVGYDQGGQLTEKVRRKPYSVILLDEIEKAHTDVFNMLLQILEDGRLTDSQGRTVFFENTVIVMTSNAGTNFKSNSIGFAKSTYNALENRVKDALRETFRPEFLNRVDETIIFTHLSKDELRKIIDLMLKEVMEEAKEKEIMIEVSDEVKDFILEKGYDEKYGARPLRRTIQKYIEDEIAEKYLLGKIKEGSNVEIELKDEAVAVKSVVKNILDK; encoded by the coding sequence ATGAAGATGTGTTCTGTTTGCAAGAAAAACATAGCTGTAGTATTTACGACACAAGTTGAAAATGGAAAAACTGAGATTAAAGGTTTATGCATAGAATGTGCAAAAAAGATGGGGATTCCTGTTGTAGATCAATTGATGAAACAAGCGGGGATGAATCCAGAAGATATTGAAAATTTAACGGAGCAAATGAAAGACATGTTCCAAGGTATGGATATGGATGGATTAGAAGATGAGAATTTCTTAGAAAATCTTGCTGAAGGAGCATTTCCCTTTATGAAAGATGAGGATCATCAAGAATCTGAAACAGAAATAAATGAACCCACTTCAAAAACCAAGGAAGAAGTAAAAGATGATAAAAAAAATAAAAAATCTAGAAAAAAGAAGAAATTTTTAGAACAGTATGGGACGAACTTGACAGAAAAAGCTAAGAATGACGAAGTAGATAAAATTATCGGAAGAAATAGAGAAATTGATCGAGTAGTACAAATATTAAATAGAAGAACAAAAAATAATCCTATATTGATTGGAGAACCAGGAGTTGGAAAAACTGCTATTGCAGAGGGATTAGCAGTTCGAATTGTTAATAAACAAGTTCCATCAAAATTATTCCATCACGAAATATATCTTCTTGATTTAACAGCTGTTGTAGCAGGTACTCAATTTAGAGGACAGTTTGAAGGACGTATGAAATCCATCATAAAAGAAGCAACGGAATGCGGAAACGTGATTTTAGTCATTGATGAAGTCCATAATATTATGGGTGCTGGAGAAGTACATGGTGGGGTTATGAATGCAGCAAATATTCTAAAGCCAGCCCTTGCAAGAGGAGATATACAAGTTGTTGGAGCAACAACTCTTGAAGAATATAGAAAACATATAGAAAAGGATGCAGCTCTTGAAAGAAGATTCCAACCTGTTTTAGTAGAAGAGCCTACGATTGATGAGACCATAGAAATATTAGAAGGAATAAAAGATTATTATGAAGATTATCATAAAGTAAAAATATCCAAAGAAGCTATTGTAGCCGCTGCTAATTTATCTGAAAAATATATTACAGATCGATTTCTTCCAGATAAAGCTATTGACGTAATTGATGAAGCTGGTTCACGGGCAAACTTAAAAAATCAAGGACTTATAGAGATAGAGGATTTAAAAGAGGAAATCAATAAAATAAAAGAGGAAAAAGAAAAAGCAGCCATTGATAATGATTTTGAAAAAGCAGCAGAGTGTAAGATGAAAGAATTTAAAATACAAGAAAAAATCAATAAGATAAAAGACAATTGTCAGTCAGAAATTACCATAGAAGATATTGCTTTCGTTATTGAAGCTTGGACAAAAATTCCTGTACAAAGAATTACAGAAGAAGAAGCTAAGAAACTTTTAAATTTAGAAGAAAGATTACATCAAAGAGTTATAGGGCAGCATGAAGCTGTAACAAGTTTATCAAAAGCCATACGTCGTAATCGCTCAGGATTTAGAAAGAAGAAAAAGCCTGCTTCATTTATTTTCGTAGGACCTACTGGAGTAGGAAAAACAGAGCTTGTAAAAACACTAGCCTTTGAGCTTTTTGGAAGCGAAGAAGCCATGATTCGTATTGATATGTCTGAATACATGGAAAAACATACAGTTTCTAAATTAATCGGAGCGCCTCCAGGATATGTAGGATATGATCAGGGAGGACAGCTTACGGAGAAGGTAAGAAGAAAACCGTATTCTGTTATTCTTTTAGATGAAATAGAGAAGGCACATACAGATGTATTCAATATGCTTCTTCAAATTCTTGAAGATGGAAGATTGACAGACAGTCAAGGAAGAACAGTTTTCTTTGAGAATACGGTTATTGTTATGACCTCTAATGCAGGGACTAATTTTAAATCAAATAGCATTGGTTTTGCAAAAAGTACTTACAATGCTTTAGAAAATCGTGTAAAGGATGCGTTAAGAGAAACCTTTAGACCAGAATTTTTAAATAGAGTAGATGAGACTATTATATTTACGCATCTATCCAAAGATGAACTACGAAAGATTATAGACCTTATGCTAAAAGAAGTAATGGAGGAAGCAAAAGAAAAAGAAATAATGATAGAAGTTTCAGATGAAGTAAAAGACTTCATTCTAGAAAAGGGATATGATGAAAAATACGGAGCAAGACCTTTAAGAAGAACTATTCAAAAATATATAGAAGATGAAATTGCTGAAAAATATCTATTAGGAAAAATAAAAGAAGGTTCAAATGTAGAAATAGAACTAAAAGATGAAGCTGTAGCAGTTAAGTCTGTTGTGAAAAATATACTAGATAAATAA